The stretch of DNA TGTGTTTAGGTTGTGAAATAAAATCAATCAAACTTCACAAATTTGTACCATAACAATTTAAAACATCAGTTATGGCAGTACAAGTTATCACAATCGAAGACTTAAACGAATTTCGTAATCTTCTTCTAAATGATTTAAAAGAAATCATTCAATCCAAACCGCAACAAACAAAACAGTGGCTCAAATCCAAAGAAGTCAGAAAGCTGTTAAACATTTCTCCAGGTACTTTACAAAACCTTCGCATCAACGGAACACTAACGTA from Flavobacterium haoranii encodes:
- a CDS encoding helix-turn-helix domain-containing protein; this encodes MAVQVITIEDLNEFRNLLLNDLKEIIQSKPQQTKQWLKSKEVRKLLNISPGTLQNLRINGTLTYTKVGGIMYYDNSDIEKLLNGNKVNAAPTLFK